From a region of the Methanoculleus receptaculi genome:
- a CDS encoding type II toxin-antitoxin system RelE family toxin: protein MFAILIERRAREFLKGLPPKTRRIVVEKIQELAENPFPGDRDKEKLEYPHPPAIYRLHISRSFTDQTGRKPTPLGVGGIPS from the coding sequence GTGTTTGCCATTCTGATCGAGAGAAGGGCACGGGAGTTCTTGAAGGGGCTCCCCCCCAAAACCCGGCGTATCGTCGTTGAAAAGATCCAGGAACTCGCGGAGAACCCATTTCCGGGAGACCGAGACAAGGAAAAACTTGAGTATCCCCATCCCCCTGCCATCTACCGCCTCCATATCAGCAGATCCTTCACCGATCAAACAGGCAGGAAGCCCACCCCTTTAGGGGTGGGTGGAATACCGTCATAA
- a CDS encoding metal-dependent hydrolase, with amino-acid sequence MLLEHLVYSTAIAIVLGTLYRRYTGRDHAWLVVASAYLPDLDIVADGLLQRIGITVMVHGSPIRHGYFHNVAVMLAYAVIVALLLHPVGVRLVDSFFFAAAGFGAHLFEDALVYEGGYAFFWPLSNQHYGIGAFEYTRDWYGVANTEVLVVGVIALVGALVFWWALEKKGWKVGG; translated from the coding sequence ATGCTCCTCGAACACCTGGTCTACTCTACGGCGATCGCTATCGTCCTTGGCACGCTCTACCGGAGGTATACCGGGAGGGATCACGCCTGGCTCGTTGTCGCGAGCGCGTATCTGCCGGATCTCGATATCGTCGCGGACGGCCTGCTGCAGCGTATCGGGATCACGGTCATGGTGCATGGGAGCCCCATCAGGCACGGATACTTCCACAACGTTGCGGTCATGCTGGCGTATGCGGTCATTGTGGCGCTCCTGCTCCACCCGGTCGGGGTCAGGCTCGTGGACTCGTTCTTCTTTGCCGCCGCAGGGTTTGGAGCGCACCTCTTCGAGGACGCCCTGGTATATGAAGGGGGCTACGCGTTCTTCTGGCCGCTCTCAAACCAGCACTACGGTATCGGGGCGTTTGAGTACACCCGGGACTGGTATGGGGTCGCGAATACCGAAGTCCTGGTCGTCGGGGTCATAGCACTGGTCGGTGCTCTGGTGTTCTGGTGGGCATTGGAGAAGAAGGGCTGGAAGGTGGGTGGTTGA
- a CDS encoding type II toxin-antitoxin system HicB family antitoxin, with protein sequence MEQNEEGGYTVTVPSLPGCISEGSTWEEALAHIEEAIAGYIEVARKLGKPIPVEVSVPLNTSNAGT encoded by the coding sequence ATGGAGCAGAATGAGGAGGGAGGGTATACCGTAACGGTGCCGTCCCTCCCGGGGTGCATCAGCGAGGGGTCTACCTGGGAAGAGGCGCTGGCACACATCGAGGAGGCGATCGCGGGGTATATCGAGGTAGCCAGGAAACTCGGCAAACCCATTCCGGTTGAAGTATCCGTACCCCTGAATACAAGCAACGCGGGGACATGA
- a CDS encoding DUF1829 domain-containing protein produces the protein MIDEIQSLVDEYARWLKEKTLIRQVDEWVEITTPYLDRHNDYLQIYARRRNGDYVLTDAGYILQDLELSGCRLDTPKRKSLLMMTLNGFGVKLSGDRLEVQTSAANFAPSKHNLIQAMLAVNDLFGLATPMTASLFYEDVVAWLEEHKIRYAANVKFTGQSGFDHLFDFIIPKSYSQPERIIKTISSPNRDTAQAVAFAWIDIKDVRPPDSKAYAILNDIDRPVPGNVLDALKNYNVKPVLWSDREAVAGELAA, from the coding sequence ATGATCGATGAGATCCAGAGCCTGGTGGACGAATACGCCCGTTGGCTCAAGGAAAAGACTCTAATAAGGCAGGTGGACGAGTGGGTGGAGATCACAACACCCTACCTCGACCGGCACAACGACTATCTCCAGATCTACGCCCGGCGCCGGAACGGCGACTATGTTCTCACCGATGCTGGATACATCCTCCAGGATCTGGAGTTGTCCGGTTGCAGACTTGATACTCCGAAGAGAAAGTCTCTGTTGATGATGACGCTCAACGGGTTTGGCGTGAAACTGAGCGGAGATAGGCTCGAAGTGCAGACATCTGCTGCAAACTTCGCACCCAGCAAACACAACCTGATACAGGCGATGCTCGCTGTCAATGATCTCTTTGGACTTGCAACACCGATGACAGCGAGCCTGTTCTACGAAGATGTGGTCGCCTGGCTTGAGGAGCACAAGATCCGGTACGCAGCCAACGTCAAATTCACCGGCCAGAGTGGGTTCGACCACCTCTTTGACTTCATCATCCCCAAGTCCTATAGCCAGCCGGAACGAATCATCAAGACAATCAGCAGCCCAAACAGAGATACGGCCCAGGCGGTTGCGTTCGCCTGGATTGATATAAAGGACGTCCGCCCTCCTGATTCAAAAGCCTATGCCATCCTGAACGATATTGACCGCCCGGTCCCGGGAAATGTTCTGGATGCGCTGAAGAACTATAACGTGAAGCCGGTCTTATGGAGTGACCGGGAAGCTGTTGCTGGAGAGTTAGCAGCATGA
- a CDS encoding RNA-guided endonuclease InsQ/TnpB family protein, whose translation MLLTIKVKLLTSQEQHDDLLKTMERFNEACNYISDVAWSNRTFGKIRLQKILYYEVRERFGLSAQMVVRAVSKVSESYKIDRSVKHTFKSHGAVAYDHRNLTIKGADRVSILTLNGRTLVPMVYGDYRPLDQTRIRGQADLIYFDGVFYLMLVVDIPEEKQIENPDGILGVDLGVTNLATTNDGVQFSGEKCEAVRKRYSALKARLQSVGTWDAKKHLKRISRRERRFKKDTNHCISKQIVETAQGTNRAIALEDLKGIQPGSTVSKPLRSALGKWAFYELASFIQYKAQLLGVPVVFVDPRYTSQQCSVCGFVSKENRKSQSEFVCLECGHSENADINAAKNIALRAAVNQPIALHSSNQVEERWKGKPTPLGGG comes from the coding sequence ATGCTACTTACAATAAAGGTGAAGTTGCTGACGTCGCAGGAACAACACGACGATCTCCTGAAAACAATGGAGCGATTCAACGAAGCCTGTAACTACATCTCCGACGTAGCATGGTCGAACCGAACGTTTGGGAAGATCAGACTCCAGAAGATCCTCTACTACGAGGTTCGGGAGAGATTCGGTCTTTCTGCTCAGATGGTCGTCCGAGCGGTCAGCAAAGTCTCCGAGAGTTACAAGATCGACCGGTCTGTGAAACATACCTTCAAGTCTCATGGGGCTGTCGCCTACGACCATCGGAACCTGACGATTAAAGGTGCAGATCGGGTATCGATCCTAACACTCAATGGTCGGACACTGGTTCCAATGGTGTATGGGGATTACCGACCCCTCGATCAAACCCGGATCAGAGGACAGGCGGATCTCATCTACTTTGATGGGGTCTTCTACCTGATGCTGGTCGTCGACATCCCGGAAGAGAAGCAGATTGAGAACCCCGACGGCATCCTCGGCGTGGATCTGGGGGTCACCAATCTGGCAACCACAAACGATGGAGTCCAGTTCTCCGGCGAGAAGTGCGAGGCTGTGCGGAAACGATACTCGGCACTCAAGGCGCGACTTCAATCCGTTGGGACCTGGGATGCGAAAAAGCATCTGAAGCGGATCTCAAGAAGAGAGAGGAGATTCAAGAAAGACACGAATCATTGTATCTCAAAGCAGATCGTTGAAACGGCACAAGGCACGAACCGGGCGATTGCCCTTGAAGACCTGAAAGGGATTCAACCCGGTAGCACGGTTTCTAAGCCATTACGGTCTGCTCTCGGCAAATGGGCGTTCTATGAGTTGGCATCGTTCATCCAGTACAAGGCACAACTCCTTGGTGTTCCGGTGGTGTTTGTTGACCCCCGCTATACTTCGCAGCAATGTTCAGTCTGCGGTTTTGTCAGCAAAGAGAACCGGAAGTCGCAGTCTGAGTTTGTCTGTCTGGAGTGCGGTCATTCGGAGAACGCTGATATCAATGCCGCCAAAAATATTGCACTCAGGGCTGCCGTCAACCAGCCTATTGCACTCCACTCCTCGAATCAAGTAGAGGAGAGATGGAAGGGCAAGCCCACCCCTTTAGGGGGTGGGTAG
- a CDS encoding glycosyltransferase, which yields MNAPALSVVLPALNEEATIGECIRKIQRVFADRGRDHHRRLLRRPDGGDRPRPRGYGRQTGEAGLACARGRYIVIGDADNTYDFLEIPKLLARLDAGADMALGSRLRGEIKPGAMPARSSCRRAGRVRLRRKTTPTTLPRFTARSLQPTRFPSPIPATCGRRWPGTTVTSSSAPKTAGLPRPPRRRSTARTRTSR from the coding sequence ATGAACGCCCCCGCTCTCTCCGTCGTCCTTCCCGCGCTCAACGAAGAAGCGACCATCGGCGAGTGCATCAGAAAGATCCAGAGAGTGTTTGCCGATCGAGGGCGAGATCATCATCGCCGACTCCTCCGACGACCGGACGGCGGCGATCGCCCGCGACCTCGGGGCTACGGTCGTCAGACCGGAGAAGCGGGGCTCGCGTGCGCCCGGGGACGGTATATCGTCATCGGGGATGCGGACAACACCTACGACTTCCTGGAGATCCCCAAACTCCTCGCCCGGCTCGACGCCGGCGCCGACATGGCCCTCGGCTCCCGGCTCAGGGGCGAGATCAAGCCCGGAGCGATGCCCGCCCGGTCGTCCTGCCGCCGGGCTGGACGTGTGCGCCTGCGGCGGAAGACGACGCCGACGACCTTGCCGCGCTTTACGGCGAGGTCTTTGCAACCTACCCGTTTCCCATCGCCGATCCCGGCTACCTGCGGGCGACGATGGCCGGGGACTACCGTTACTTCATCGTCCGCACCGAAGACGGCCGGCTTGCCGCGGCCTCCTCGGCGGAGATCTACCGCGAGGACGAGAACGTCGAGATGA
- a CDS encoding HEPN domain-containing protein, which produces MKQEPEKEGTRWLKQAERDLDDAEYAFAGERYNLTCFLAQQAAEKAIKAYLYLSGEERVLGHSVADLLNRASSLNSAFGTISRARTLDLYYIPTRYPNGIPGGLPYEAFDREEGEKALALATSVIDLVKEMFSG; this is translated from the coding sequence ATGAAGCAGGAGCCCGAAAAAGAAGGAACCCGATGGCTGAAACAGGCAGAACGCGACCTTGACGATGCAGAGTATGCTTTTGCCGGCGAGAGGTACAACCTGACCTGCTTCCTGGCCCAGCAGGCTGCAGAGAAGGCCATCAAGGCATACCTCTATCTCTCCGGAGAGGAGAGAGTGCTCGGCCATTCCGTCGCGGACCTCCTTAACAGGGCCTCCTCACTCAACAGCGCCTTCGGCACCATCTCGCGGGCAAGGACACTCGACCTCTATTATATCCCAACCCGCTATCCGAACGGGATTCCGGGAGGCCTGCCGTACGAGGCGTTCGATCGGGAGGAAGGCGAGAAGGCCCTGGCTCTCGCTACCTCCGTCATCGACCTCGTCAAGGAGATGTTCTCGGGCTAG
- a CDS encoding nucleotidyltransferase domain-containing protein, whose product MAAPGTAREHKLRLKTELERFVDRWSRDPSIRKIILFGSAARGDVRCDSDLDLVVVQETDKKFLSRLEPFYRDARIAMDILVYTPDEFAAMQEGIFLKNALQDGVVLYEAGARKRRNPMAETGRTRP is encoded by the coding sequence ATGGCTGCCCCCGGCACCGCACGTGAGCACAAACTGCGACTTAAAACCGAGCTGGAGAGGTTCGTCGACCGCTGGAGCCGGGACCCCTCGATCAGGAAGATAATTCTCTTCGGTTCGGCTGCCCGGGGCGATGTCCGTTGCGACAGCGATCTCGATCTCGTCGTTGTTCAGGAGACAGATAAGAAGTTTTTATCACGTCTTGAGCCGTTTTATCGCGATGCTCGTATCGCCATGGATATTCTGGTGTATACCCCGGATGAGTTCGCTGCCATGCAGGAAGGGATTTTTCTTAAGAATGCGTTACAGGACGGTGTTGTACTCTATGAAGCAGGAGCCCGAAAAAGAAGGAACCCGATGGCTGAAACAGGCAGAACGCGACCTTGA
- a CDS encoding GNAT family N-acetyltransferase, producing MAGDYRYFIVRTEDGRLAAASSAEIYREDENVEMTDFAVHQAFRGKNLSGLLLSRMDEEMRAAGMRIRISAPSRYARIRALPIPEPPP from the coding sequence ATGGCCGGGGACTACCGTTACTTCATCGTCCGCACCGAAGACGGCCGGCTTGCCGCGGCCTCCTCGGCGGAGATCTACCGCGAGGACGAGAACGTCGAGATGACCGATTTCGCCGTGCACCAGGCGTTCCGGGGCAAAAACCTCTCGGGCTTGCTCCTCTCCCGGATGGATGAGGAGATGCGGGCGGCCGGGATGAGGATCCGCATATCCGCACCCTCTCGGTATGCTCGAATCCGTGCGCTCCCGATCCCGGAACCGCCGCCCTGA